The following are encoded together in the Oscarella lobularis chromosome 10, ooOscLobu1.1, whole genome shotgun sequence genome:
- the LOC136192473 gene encoding DENN domain-containing protein 3-like isoform X1 has protein sequence MERRKPLKLRNSLLELCIVVGVDEDTGLEPSRASIKQTSSLTEGNYNPFTIGAVWGEGASFPYAETSIPIDGYSAYDEGSVIIASPIKGSSAPKNVLTKRRRSSLLQGGVSAAKSPNLPISAEEINGLPPFCLPDLCNVFEKRPLPHCHSFVMTDLLGIHKFAICLTYYRKFFALSNGEVGHFMLFSESVPHSKECYVPNCICYISNFPYFTLLKECLSYLSIASLLPDTSSQLRDLLLKTIPKLAFIPVPLPGTIPIAFSFYGQKHVVYPSLLNRPFCDVDLHHPFVLFSIDDILTIVTCILTEQRLVFMASDYALLTPIMECFFTYIQPFVWRPTYVPVLSSIMIDLLSAPGTFAMGCHSKFSDNVSEESEGLVVVNLDLGSVSVCPSLKVPEIPRFAAKIFKARFENIPKPFDLQYSRPTLSPNDERTARREHRDKLNSHIRAAFVELLAVLFQRVNEFCSFGRSPHFRKAAFLQSWKKHRPFYSMVCSSDMFGVFCQNRLRRKLDFFNEELEKLSKSSKSYDTTDSGPASLSSPLASLGSKKRASKKISGDFEVFATTEEILQTKDLCLESERHVSDEQILEADVDLTDGTQSYDEWFEKASSILDASLSMKTKAGCRYVKAIIFLARGEREKALEQFQAIAKECSPVYPEKLAQQIQGKEEGERPHIVSENIPRRDMSEYEFGRYAKAMNIVTDNEAVSRLWNCLTTQPNLTSQTLKTFVEIWKEITNLGCSIELPASLELDNVNEEVLLVSPLVRDSYGQGRLVLSQRRLLVLHGSVYSQISFLNEIAAMENITSPFLFSLGQEGLKVSFKDSSKAPYVVCLKESTNTWKEYITEMEAALSYADEHRDPSVVGSAGNNIIAAHALLQCQQDPNFLATLGLISPIESNLQPPSSLLIYQFKKSQLPDTTSSALDRRLYPAGEAERETIECLLYTKPKNEGESGKLWCGMGSSGALFVCDVDAWTFDFPINVAKNRIYFLEEYEGEIWVGSVDGNVYVLDSNSGRPLSTLPNHDESAISGITLATLNDQVTIWTSSFDGKLICWNPKTRDVLREIQIPKSRKVRSLISTGEWLWTSDKKKMLAIDVSDPKKHEIRNFAIDFPPEAPLTIDCLAKAPNEQIWCSWSGSDVCKLSLWCSKTQTCILVRNFKEFRGLTCMTICNKELWIGGREGQLLVIDWETTADKRILQEAHPAGVRSLCTMQGGLVASGSTSSDGYIAIWKKATQ, from the exons ATGGAAAGGAGGAAACCTTTGAAACTACGAAACAGCCTCCTAGAGCTATGCATCGtggtcggcgtcgacgaagacacAGGCCTAGAGCCGTCAAGAGCATCAATAAAG CAGACATCAAGTCTAACTGAAGGAAACTATAATCCGTTCACAATCGGAGCCGTTTGGGGCGAGGGAGCATCGTTTCCGTACGCCGAAACGTCGATTCCGATCGACGGTTATTCGGCGTATGACGAAGGCAGCGTAATCATTGCGTCGCCCATCAAAGGGAGTTCCGCTCCGAAAAACGTTCTCacaaagaggaggaggtcCTCTCTTTTGCAAGGGGGCGTGTCTGCTGCCAAGTCGCCTAATTTGCCTATTTCTGCGGAGGAGATTAATGGATTGCCTCCGTTTTGTTTACCAG atttgtgtAATGTTTTTGAGAAACGACCTCTGCCACATTGCCATTCTTTTGTCATGACAGATTTACTTG GCATTCACAAGTTTGCCATTTGTCTGACCTACTACAGAAAATTCTTTGCACTGAGCAAC GGGGAAGTGGGTCATTTTATGCTCTTCTCAGAATCCGTTCCACATTCCAAAGAGTGCTACGTGCCCAACTGCATTTGCTACATATCCAACTTCCCATACTTTACTCTTCTCAAGGAATGCCTTTCCta TCTTAGTATTGCGTCTCTATTGCCTGACACTTCGTCTCAATTGAGAGATCTCTTGCTCAAAACCATTCCGAAATTGGCTTTCATACCGGTTCCTCTACCCGGAACCATTCCAATT GCCTTTTCGTTCTATGGTCAAAAACACGTTGTGTATCCGTCCTTATTGA ATCGTCCTTTTTGTGACGTTGATTTGCATCATCCCTTTGTTCTTTTCTCAATCGACGATATTTTGACAATCGTCACGTGCATTCTAACGGAACAACGACTCGTTTTTATGGCTTCTGACTATGCTCTACTGACTCCCATCATGGAG TGCTTTTTTACTTATATTCAACCGTTTGTGTGGAGACCCACTTACGTTCCCGTATTGTCAAG CATTATGATTGACTTGCTCTCTGCCCCGGGAACATTCGCAATGGGTTGTCACTCGAAATTTTCCGACAATGTCTCCGAGGAA TCTGAAGGCTTAGTTGTAGTGAATCTTGATCTTGGCTCCGTTTCCGTGTGTCCATCGTTGAAAGTTCCGGAAATTCCTCGTTTCGCAGCGAAAATTTTCAAAGCACG ATTCGAAAACATTCCCAAACCTTTCGATCTCCAATATTCTCG ACCCACATTGAGCCCGAATGATGAACGAACAGCAAGACGAGAGCACAGAGATAAACTTAACTCTCACATCAGAGCAG CCTTCGTTGAATTGCTTGCGGTGTTGTTTCA GAGAGTGAACGAGTTTTGTTCTTTTGGAAGAAGCCCTCAC TTTCGAAAAGCGGCGTTTTTGCAGAGTTGGAAGAAGCACAGACCGTTTTATTCGATG gtGTGCAGTTCAGACATGTTTGGCGTTTTCtgtcaaaatcgtcttcgacgcaAACTGGACTTCTTTAACGAAGAACTCGAAAAATTATCCAAATCTTCCAa ATCATATGATACAACGGATTCGGGACCAGCATCGCTATCATCGCCTTTAGCGTCATTAGG atcgaagaagagggcttcgaaaaaaatttccgGTGATTTCGAAGTTTTTGCTACGacagaagaaattcttcaaacGAAGGATCTTTGTCTGGAAAGCGAAAGACACGTTTCTGACGAGCAAATTTTGGAAGCAGACGTTGATCTGACGGACGGAA CTCAATCTTATGACGAATGGTTCGAAAAGGCTTCGAGCATTTTAGAC GCTTCATTGAGTATGAAAACCAAGGCGGGATGCCGATACGTAAAGGCGATCATTTTCTTAGCAAgaggcgaaagagaaaag GCTCTGGAACAATTTCAAGCAATCGCAAAGGAATGCAGTCCCGTCTATCCCGAGAA ACTCGCTCAGCAAATTCaagggaaagaagaaggagaacg GCCTCATATCGTTTCTGAAAATATACCAAGACGCGACATGT CTGAATACGAGTTTGGTCGATACGCAAAGGCGATGAATATTGTGACGGACAACGAAGCCGTTTCCCGCCTCTGGAATTGTCTAACAACACAGCCAA ATCTTACCAGTCAAACGTTGAAAACATTCGTAGAAATTTGGAAAGAG ATCACGAATCTTGGATGCAGTATTGAGCTTCCTGCTAGCTTAGAACTTGACAATGTGAACGAG GAGGTTCTCTTAGTGTCTCCTCTCGTTCGAGATAGCTACGGTCAAGGGAGACTCGTTTTGAGTCAAAGGAG gCTTTTAGTTCTTCACGGTTCTGTCTATTCtcaaatttcgtttttgaacGAGATTGCGGCGATGGAGAATATCACGTCGCcgtttttgttttcgttAGGTCAAGAAGGACTCAAAGTATCATTCAAAG ATTCATCCAAAGCTCCCTACGTTGTTTGCCTAAAAGAAAGCACGAATACGTGGAAGGAATACATCACGGAAATGGAGGCTGCATTGTCTTATGCCGATG AACATCGGGATCCCAGCGTGGTCGGATCTGCTGGAAATAATATCATTGCTGCTCACGCTTTATTACAATGCCAGCAAGATCCGAACTTTCTTGCTACCTTGGGTCTCATTTCACCAATCGAATCAAATCTACAACCTCCATCG TCATTGCTCATCTACCAGTTCAAAAAGAGTCAATTGCCTGACACTACTTCAAGC GCTCTGGATCGTCGCCTGTATCCCGCTGGCGAAGCAGAAAGGGAGACAATCGAATGTCTTCTCTACACCAAACCGA aaaacgaaggcgaatCTGGAAAGCTGTGGTGTGGAATG GGTTCTTCCGGAGCTCTCTTCGTTTGCGACGTGGACGCGTGGACGTTTGACTTTCCCATCAACGTGGCAAAGAATCGAATT TATTTTCTGGAGGAATACGAAGGAGAGATATGGGTTGGATCCGTTGATGGCAATGTTTACGTTCTGGATTCCAATTCAGGACGAC CTCTTTCAACTCTGCCAAATCACGACGAATCAGCGATATCGGGAATTACGCTTGCCACGCTCAATGACCA GGTGACAATTTGGACTTCAAGTTTCGACGGAAAACTAATCTGCTGGAATCCCAAAACGAGAGACGTCCTAAGAGAA ATTCAAATTCCTAAATCGAGAAAAGTGAGGTCGCTAATTTCCACGGGAGAGTGGCTGTGGACTT CtgacaagaaaaagatgctAGCTATTGACGTCAGCGACCCCAAGAAGCACGAAATCCGAAACTTTGCAATTGATTTTCCACCGGAAGCTCCGCTTACCATCGATTGCCTCGCTAAAGCTCCAAACGAACAG ATTTGGTGCAGTTGGTCAGGAAGTGACGTGTGCAAATTATCTCTGTGGTGTTCCAAGACACAAACGTGCATCCTAGTCCGAAATTTCAAAGAATTCAGAGGCCTCACGTGCATGACGATCTGCAACAAAGAG CTGTGGATTGGCGGAAGAGAAGGCCAACTACTGGTCATCGACTGGGAAACGACAGCCGATAAACGA atATTGCAAGAAGCTCACCCTGCTGGTGTGAGATCCTTGTGTACAATGCAAGGTGGGCTCGTTGCGAGCGGATCCACATCAAGCGATGGCTACATCGCTATATGGAAAAAAGCAACGCAATAA
- the LOC136192490 gene encoding 26S proteasome regulatory subunit 4 — translation MGTNQSGLFPQGGPSRGGKKEDKAKKRYEPPIPTRVGKKKKKSRGPDASSKLPTVTPHTRCRLKLLKLERIKDYLLMEEEFIQNQERLKPQEEKNEEERSKVDDLRGTPMAVGSLEEIIDDNHAIVSTSVGSEYYVCMLSFVDKDELEPGCTVLLNHKVHAVVGVLNEDTDPMVSVMKLEKAPKESYADIGGLDTQIQEIKESVELPLTHPELYEEMGIRPPKGVILYGPPGTGKTLLAKAVANQTSATFLRVVGSELIQKYLGDGPKLVRELFRVAEDHAPSIVFIDEIDAIGTKRYESHSGGEREIQRTMLELLNQLDGFDSKGDVKVVMATNRIETLDPALIRPGRIDRKIEFPLPDEKTRRRIFNIHTGRMTLASDVDLEEYIMAKDDLSGADIKAICTEAGLLALRERRMKVTNEDFKKSKENVLYRKNEGSPEGLYL, via the exons ATG GGCACAAACCAATCGGGACTTTTTCCGCAAGGGGGGCCCTCACGCGGAGGCAAAAAGGAAGACAAA GCAAAAAAACGCTACGAGCCGCCCATACCGACGCGAGTgggcaaaaagaagaagaaatcacGCGGACCGGACGCTTCGAGCAAATTACCCACAG TGACGCCTCACACGCGATGTCGACTCAAATTGCTGAAATTGGAGCGAATCAAGGACTATTTGCTAATGGAAGAGGAATTTATTCAAAATCAGGAACGACTGAAGCCacaggaagaaaaaaatgag GAGGAGAGATCGAAGGTGGATGATTTGCGTGGGACTCCCATGGCTGTGGGATCATTGGAAGAAATTATTGATGATAATCATGCTATTGTTTCGACGTCTGTCGGATCGGAATATTACGTCTGCATGTTGTCTTTTGTTGATAAGGATGAGCTGGAGCCCGGATGCACAGTCTTGCTCAATCACAAG GTTCACGCTGTTGTGGGCGTTTTGAATGAAGATACTGATCCCATGGTGAGTGTCATGAAATTGGAGAAGGCGCCCAAGGAATCCTATGCGGATATCGGGGGACTTGACACTCAAATACAAGAAATCAAA GAAAGTGTTGAACTTCCCCTGACTCATCCTGAATTATATGAAGAAATGGGCATACGTCCTCCAAAGGGAGTCATTCTCTATGGGCCACCTGGAACAG GTAAGACGCTTTTGGCTAAGGCTGTAGCCAATCAGACGTCAGCGACGTTTCTACGCGTTGTGGGGTCCGAATTGATACAAAAGTACCTGGGAGATGGGCCCAAGTTGGTCCGGGAATTATTCCGCGTCGCCGAAGATCACGCACCGTCGATTGTTttcatcgacgaaatcgacgccatAGGAACGAAGAG ataCGAGAGCCATTCGGGCGGGGAACGCGAAATCCAAAGAACCATGCTCGAACTCCTGAATCAGCTGGACGGATTCGACTCCaaaggtgacgtcaaggTTGTCATGGCAACCAACCGCATAGAAACCCTAGATCCGGCACTCATTCGTCCCG GTCGCATTGATCGTAAGATCGAGTTTCCGCTTCCGGACGAGaagacgcgtcgacgaatttttaatATTCACACGGGTCGAATGACGTTGGCgtctgacgtcgatttggagGAATACATCATGGCGAAGGACGATCTATCCGGCGCCGATATCAAGGCCATATGCACGGAAGCGGGCCTATTGGCGCTGAGGGAAAGACGCATGAAAGTGACCAATGAGGATttcaagaaatcgaaagagaacgttctctatagaaagaATGAGGGATCGCCTGAAGGGTTGTATCTTTGA
- the LOC136192473 gene encoding DENN domain-containing protein 3-like isoform X2, with product MERRKPLKLRNSLLELCIVVGVDEDTGLEPSRASIKTSSLTEGNYNPFTIGAVWGEGASFPYAETSIPIDGYSAYDEGSVIIASPIKGSSAPKNVLTKRRRSSLLQGGVSAAKSPNLPISAEEINGLPPFCLPDLCNVFEKRPLPHCHSFVMTDLLGIHKFAICLTYYRKFFALSNGEVGHFMLFSESVPHSKECYVPNCICYISNFPYFTLLKECLSYLSIASLLPDTSSQLRDLLLKTIPKLAFIPVPLPGTIPIAFSFYGQKHVVYPSLLNRPFCDVDLHHPFVLFSIDDILTIVTCILTEQRLVFMASDYALLTPIMECFFTYIQPFVWRPTYVPVLSSIMIDLLSAPGTFAMGCHSKFSDNVSEESEGLVVVNLDLGSVSVCPSLKVPEIPRFAAKIFKARFENIPKPFDLQYSRPTLSPNDERTARREHRDKLNSHIRAAFVELLAVLFQRVNEFCSFGRSPHFRKAAFLQSWKKHRPFYSMVCSSDMFGVFCQNRLRRKLDFFNEELEKLSKSSKSYDTTDSGPASLSSPLASLGSKKRASKKISGDFEVFATTEEILQTKDLCLESERHVSDEQILEADVDLTDGTQSYDEWFEKASSILDASLSMKTKAGCRYVKAIIFLARGEREKALEQFQAIAKECSPVYPEKLAQQIQGKEEGERPHIVSENIPRRDMSEYEFGRYAKAMNIVTDNEAVSRLWNCLTTQPNLTSQTLKTFVEIWKEITNLGCSIELPASLELDNVNEEVLLVSPLVRDSYGQGRLVLSQRRLLVLHGSVYSQISFLNEIAAMENITSPFLFSLGQEGLKVSFKDSSKAPYVVCLKESTNTWKEYITEMEAALSYADEHRDPSVVGSAGNNIIAAHALLQCQQDPNFLATLGLISPIESNLQPPSSLLIYQFKKSQLPDTTSSALDRRLYPAGEAERETIECLLYTKPKNEGESGKLWCGMGSSGALFVCDVDAWTFDFPINVAKNRIYFLEEYEGEIWVGSVDGNVYVLDSNSGRPLSTLPNHDESAISGITLATLNDQVTIWTSSFDGKLICWNPKTRDVLREIQIPKSRKVRSLISTGEWLWTSDKKKMLAIDVSDPKKHEIRNFAIDFPPEAPLTIDCLAKAPNEQIWCSWSGSDVCKLSLWCSKTQTCILVRNFKEFRGLTCMTICNKELWIGGREGQLLVIDWETTADKRILQEAHPAGVRSLCTMQGGLVASGSTSSDGYIAIWKKATQ from the exons ATGGAAAGGAGGAAACCTTTGAAACTACGAAACAGCCTCCTAGAGCTATGCATCGtggtcggcgtcgacgaagacacAGGCCTAGAGCCGTCAAGAGCATCAATAAAG ACATCAAGTCTAACTGAAGGAAACTATAATCCGTTCACAATCGGAGCCGTTTGGGGCGAGGGAGCATCGTTTCCGTACGCCGAAACGTCGATTCCGATCGACGGTTATTCGGCGTATGACGAAGGCAGCGTAATCATTGCGTCGCCCATCAAAGGGAGTTCCGCTCCGAAAAACGTTCTCacaaagaggaggaggtcCTCTCTTTTGCAAGGGGGCGTGTCTGCTGCCAAGTCGCCTAATTTGCCTATTTCTGCGGAGGAGATTAATGGATTGCCTCCGTTTTGTTTACCAG atttgtgtAATGTTTTTGAGAAACGACCTCTGCCACATTGCCATTCTTTTGTCATGACAGATTTACTTG GCATTCACAAGTTTGCCATTTGTCTGACCTACTACAGAAAATTCTTTGCACTGAGCAAC GGGGAAGTGGGTCATTTTATGCTCTTCTCAGAATCCGTTCCACATTCCAAAGAGTGCTACGTGCCCAACTGCATTTGCTACATATCCAACTTCCCATACTTTACTCTTCTCAAGGAATGCCTTTCCta TCTTAGTATTGCGTCTCTATTGCCTGACACTTCGTCTCAATTGAGAGATCTCTTGCTCAAAACCATTCCGAAATTGGCTTTCATACCGGTTCCTCTACCCGGAACCATTCCAATT GCCTTTTCGTTCTATGGTCAAAAACACGTTGTGTATCCGTCCTTATTGA ATCGTCCTTTTTGTGACGTTGATTTGCATCATCCCTTTGTTCTTTTCTCAATCGACGATATTTTGACAATCGTCACGTGCATTCTAACGGAACAACGACTCGTTTTTATGGCTTCTGACTATGCTCTACTGACTCCCATCATGGAG TGCTTTTTTACTTATATTCAACCGTTTGTGTGGAGACCCACTTACGTTCCCGTATTGTCAAG CATTATGATTGACTTGCTCTCTGCCCCGGGAACATTCGCAATGGGTTGTCACTCGAAATTTTCCGACAATGTCTCCGAGGAA TCTGAAGGCTTAGTTGTAGTGAATCTTGATCTTGGCTCCGTTTCCGTGTGTCCATCGTTGAAAGTTCCGGAAATTCCTCGTTTCGCAGCGAAAATTTTCAAAGCACG ATTCGAAAACATTCCCAAACCTTTCGATCTCCAATATTCTCG ACCCACATTGAGCCCGAATGATGAACGAACAGCAAGACGAGAGCACAGAGATAAACTTAACTCTCACATCAGAGCAG CCTTCGTTGAATTGCTTGCGGTGTTGTTTCA GAGAGTGAACGAGTTTTGTTCTTTTGGAAGAAGCCCTCAC TTTCGAAAAGCGGCGTTTTTGCAGAGTTGGAAGAAGCACAGACCGTTTTATTCGATG gtGTGCAGTTCAGACATGTTTGGCGTTTTCtgtcaaaatcgtcttcgacgcaAACTGGACTTCTTTAACGAAGAACTCGAAAAATTATCCAAATCTTCCAa ATCATATGATACAACGGATTCGGGACCAGCATCGCTATCATCGCCTTTAGCGTCATTAGG atcgaagaagagggcttcgaaaaaaatttccgGTGATTTCGAAGTTTTTGCTACGacagaagaaattcttcaaacGAAGGATCTTTGTCTGGAAAGCGAAAGACACGTTTCTGACGAGCAAATTTTGGAAGCAGACGTTGATCTGACGGACGGAA CTCAATCTTATGACGAATGGTTCGAAAAGGCTTCGAGCATTTTAGAC GCTTCATTGAGTATGAAAACCAAGGCGGGATGCCGATACGTAAAGGCGATCATTTTCTTAGCAAgaggcgaaagagaaaag GCTCTGGAACAATTTCAAGCAATCGCAAAGGAATGCAGTCCCGTCTATCCCGAGAA ACTCGCTCAGCAAATTCaagggaaagaagaaggagaacg GCCTCATATCGTTTCTGAAAATATACCAAGACGCGACATGT CTGAATACGAGTTTGGTCGATACGCAAAGGCGATGAATATTGTGACGGACAACGAAGCCGTTTCCCGCCTCTGGAATTGTCTAACAACACAGCCAA ATCTTACCAGTCAAACGTTGAAAACATTCGTAGAAATTTGGAAAGAG ATCACGAATCTTGGATGCAGTATTGAGCTTCCTGCTAGCTTAGAACTTGACAATGTGAACGAG GAGGTTCTCTTAGTGTCTCCTCTCGTTCGAGATAGCTACGGTCAAGGGAGACTCGTTTTGAGTCAAAGGAG gCTTTTAGTTCTTCACGGTTCTGTCTATTCtcaaatttcgtttttgaacGAGATTGCGGCGATGGAGAATATCACGTCGCcgtttttgttttcgttAGGTCAAGAAGGACTCAAAGTATCATTCAAAG ATTCATCCAAAGCTCCCTACGTTGTTTGCCTAAAAGAAAGCACGAATACGTGGAAGGAATACATCACGGAAATGGAGGCTGCATTGTCTTATGCCGATG AACATCGGGATCCCAGCGTGGTCGGATCTGCTGGAAATAATATCATTGCTGCTCACGCTTTATTACAATGCCAGCAAGATCCGAACTTTCTTGCTACCTTGGGTCTCATTTCACCAATCGAATCAAATCTACAACCTCCATCG TCATTGCTCATCTACCAGTTCAAAAAGAGTCAATTGCCTGACACTACTTCAAGC GCTCTGGATCGTCGCCTGTATCCCGCTGGCGAAGCAGAAAGGGAGACAATCGAATGTCTTCTCTACACCAAACCGA aaaacgaaggcgaatCTGGAAAGCTGTGGTGTGGAATG GGTTCTTCCGGAGCTCTCTTCGTTTGCGACGTGGACGCGTGGACGTTTGACTTTCCCATCAACGTGGCAAAGAATCGAATT TATTTTCTGGAGGAATACGAAGGAGAGATATGGGTTGGATCCGTTGATGGCAATGTTTACGTTCTGGATTCCAATTCAGGACGAC CTCTTTCAACTCTGCCAAATCACGACGAATCAGCGATATCGGGAATTACGCTTGCCACGCTCAATGACCA GGTGACAATTTGGACTTCAAGTTTCGACGGAAAACTAATCTGCTGGAATCCCAAAACGAGAGACGTCCTAAGAGAA ATTCAAATTCCTAAATCGAGAAAAGTGAGGTCGCTAATTTCCACGGGAGAGTGGCTGTGGACTT CtgacaagaaaaagatgctAGCTATTGACGTCAGCGACCCCAAGAAGCACGAAATCCGAAACTTTGCAATTGATTTTCCACCGGAAGCTCCGCTTACCATCGATTGCCTCGCTAAAGCTCCAAACGAACAG ATTTGGTGCAGTTGGTCAGGAAGTGACGTGTGCAAATTATCTCTGTGGTGTTCCAAGACACAAACGTGCATCCTAGTCCGAAATTTCAAAGAATTCAGAGGCCTCACGTGCATGACGATCTGCAACAAAGAG CTGTGGATTGGCGGAAGAGAAGGCCAACTACTGGTCATCGACTGGGAAACGACAGCCGATAAACGA atATTGCAAGAAGCTCACCCTGCTGGTGTGAGATCCTTGTGTACAATGCAAGGTGGGCTCGTTGCGAGCGGATCCACATCAAGCGATGGCTACATCGCTATATGGAAAAAAGCAACGCAATAA